The following proteins are encoded in a genomic region of Pyrus communis chromosome 11, drPyrComm1.1, whole genome shotgun sequence:
- the LOC137708247 gene encoding actin-related protein 2/3 complex subunit 1B-like: MAAVEVHKFARCITCHAWSRDRSMLAFCPNNNEVHIYALLQGKWEKLHVLQKHDQIVSGIDWSARSNKIVTASHDRNSYVWNLEGSEWVPTLVILRLNRAALCVKWSPRENKFAVGSGAKTVCICYYEQENNWWVSKLIRKRHDSSVTSVAWHPNNVLLATASTDGKCRIFSTFIKVVDAKESRTGPFADSKFGEQILQLDLSFSWSFGVRWSPSGSTLAYVGHNSMIYFVDDVGPSPLAQNVAFRDLPLRDVLFLSERLLIGVGFDCNPMVFAADLHGIWHFIKFLGERKTTSSGPKYGSQFSEAFGKLYGQQKHGLNNDTNEHSRSRGGVHENCINCIVPLGEPGSSKVTRFSTSGLDGKVVVWDMENQADLSEYL; this comes from the exons ATGGCGGCGGTGGAAGTTCACAAGTTCGCTCGATGCATTACTTGCCATGCTTGGAGCCGTGATCGCTCCA TGCTGGCATTTTGTCCGAACAACAATGAAGTTCACATCTATGCTCTGTTGCAAGGCAAGTGGGAGAAGCTGCATGTTCTTCAGAAG CATGACCAAATTGTATCTGGGATAGACTGGAGCGCAAGGTCAAACAAAATAGTTACTGCATCTCATGATCGGAATTC CTATGTCTGGAATCTAGAAGGGTCGGAGTGGGTACCAACCCTTGTTATCCTTCGGCTAAATCGTGCTGCACTTTGTGTTAAGTGGAGTCCAAGAG AAAATAAGTTTGCTGTTGGAAGTGGGGCAAAAACTGTTTGTATATGCTACTATGAGCAAGAAAATAACTG GTGGGTCAGTAAACTTATCAGAAAAAGGCATGACTCTTCTGTGACAAGTGTTGCTTGGCATCCCAATAAT GTTCTTCTTGCAACAGCATCTACAGATGGAAAATGCCGTATATTTTCCACTTTTATTAAGGTCGTCGACGCAAA GGAATCAAGAACAGGCCCATTTGCTGATTCAAAATTTGGAGAG CAAATTCTTCAGCTTGATCTCTCATTTTCCTGGTCATTTGGCGTGAGGTGGTCACCGAGTGGCAGTACCTTAGCATATGTAG GCCATAATTCTATGATTTACTTCGTTGATGATGTTGGACCTTCTCCTTTGGCTCAGAATGTTGCATTCCGTGATTTGCCTCTCCGTGAT GTGTTATTTCTTTCTGAAAGATTACTTATAGGTGTGGGATTTGATTGCAATCCAATGGTTTTTGCGGCAGATTTACATGGAATATG GCATTTTATCAAATTTCTTGGGGAAAGAAAGACAACATCTTCAGGTCCAAAATATGGTTCACAG TTTTCTGAAGCATTTGGAAAGCTATATGGCCAACAAAAACATGGATTGAACAATGATACAAATGAACATTCAAGATCACGAGGAGGCGTCCATGAGAACTGCATTAA TTGTATCGTGCCACTTGGAGAACCAGGGAGTTCTAAAGTAACGCGCTTTAGCACATCAG GATTGGATGGAAAAGTTGTTGTGTGGGATATGGAGAACCAAGCAGATTTATCGGAGTATTTGTAA
- the LOC137707958 gene encoding elongin-A-like, translating into MDEDYSSDEGQAVAPSLVDLCINTAIDNLRRLGDVGETDSHLLKRILPHCTVDQLMHVEKSTKGRDLTPITDKLWKKFYEKEFGTTRVNEVIERMKQKKVAFRWSQLYEAKLKEVDMAENLIGDKLKSRYQEANARKQSRQVQICTKVPPSSNKRSWGNGPGYNVTGKSNLMKKAKLDFLKSNEVKNLAAMKRNALQKSYSAPPMKRPAAFSGNASASSSKQIRPPKRLPF; encoded by the exons ATGGATGAGGATTATTCAAGTGATGAAGGGCAAGCAGTAGCACCATCTTTGGTTGATCTGTGCATTAACACGGCAATAGACAATTTGAGGCGCCTTGGAGATGTTGGTGAAACCGATTCTCATCTGCTCAAGAGAATTCTACCACATTGTACGGTGGACCAGTTGATGCATGTAGAGAAGAGTACCAAA GGTAGAGATTTGACTCCAATTACCGATAAGTTGTGGAAGAAATTCTACGAAAAGGAGTTTGGTACTACAAGGGTGAATGAGGTGATTGAAAGGATGAAGCAAAAGAAAGTCGCGTTCAGATGGAGTCAATTGTATGAG GCAAAATTGAAGGAAGTTGATATGGCTGAAAATTTAATAGGTGACAAGTTGAAGAGTCGATATCAAGAGGCAAATGCTC GAAAACAAAGTCGGCAAGTTCAAATTTGCACAAAGGTTCCACCATCAAGCAATAAAAGAAGCTGGG GCAATGGGCCTGGCTACAATGTTACTGGAAAGAGCAACTTGATGAAGAAAGCGAAACTAGATTTTCTGAAAAG TAATGAGGTGAAAAATCTTGCAGCTATGAAGAGAAATGCACTTCAGAAGAGTTACAG TGCTCCTCCCATGAAGAGGCCAGCTGCGTTTTCTGGGAATGCTTCAGCTTCAAGTTCTAAACAAATCAGGCCCCCAAAGCGCCTCCCTTTCTGA
- the LOC137707481 gene encoding citrate synthase, glyoxysomal-like: protein MSRVTEFPATARGRLAVLSAHLAAATIEPYELGPSLEPHCASAHVPPPGNLRGPLTIVDERTGKRYQVQVSEEGTVKATDLKKITTGKNDKGLKVYDPGYLNTAPVRSSICYIDGDEGILRYRGYPIEELAESSTFLEVAYLLMYGNLPSESQYADWEFAVSQHSAVPQGILDIIQAIPHDAHPMGVLVSAMSALSVFHPDANPALRGQEIYKSKQVRDKQIARILGKAPTIAAAAYLRLAGRPAVLPANNLSYSENFLYMLDSLGNRSYKPNPRLARVLDVLFILHAEHEMNCSTAAARHLASSGVDVYTALAGATGALYGPLHGGANEAVLKMLNEIGTVENIPNFIEGVKNRKRKMSGFGHRVYKNYDPRAKVIRKLAEEVFSIVGRDPLIEVAVALEKAALSDEYFVKRKLYPNVDFYSGLIYRAMGFPTEFFPVLFAIPRMAGWLAHWRESLDDPDTKIMRPQQVYTGNWLRHYIPPRERIVTSDADKLSQVSVSNASRRRLAGSGV, encoded by the exons GCTCGGACCCTCTCTCGAGCCGCACTGCGCGTCCGCTCACGTCCCACCGCCCGGGAACCTCCGGGGACCTTTGACCATCGTCGACGAGAGGACCGGTAAGAGGTATCAGGTCCAGGTCTCTGAGGAAGGAACCGTCAAAGCCACTGATCTCAAGAAG ATCACAACAGGCAAAAATGACAAGGGGCTGAAGGTGTATGATCCAGGCTATCTTAATACCGCCCCTGTTCGATCCTCGATTTGTTATATCGATGGCGACGAGGGGATTCTTAGATATAGAGGCTACCCAATAGAGGAATTGGCTGAGAGTAGTACCTTTTTGGAAGTGGCCTATCTCTTGA TGTATGGGAATTTGCCTTCTGAAAGTCAATATGCGGATTGGGAATTTGCCGTTTCTCAGCATTCAGCTGTACCACAGGGAATTTTG GACATTATACAGGCAATACCTCATGATGCACATCCAATGGGCGTACTTGTCAGTGCCATGAGTGCGCTTTCTGTTTTCCATCCTGATGCTAATCCTGCTCTCCGT GGGCAAGAAATTTACAAATCGAAACAAGTGAGAGACAAGCAAATAGCACGCATCCTTGGGAAG GCACCAACCATTGCAGCTGCAGCTTATTTGAGATTGGCTGGAAGACCTGCAGTTCTCCCTGCTAACAACCTTTCGTATTCGGAGAACTTCTTATACATGCTAGATTCCTT AGGCAATAGATCTTACAAACCCAATCCTCGACTGGCTCGAGTGCTAGATGTTCTTTTCATATTGCATGCAGAACATGAGATGAATTGCTCCACAGCTGCTGCCCGGCATCTGGCATCAAG CGGTGTCGATGTTTACACTGCTCTTGCTGGAGCTACTGGAGCTCTCTATGGCCCTCTTCATGGTGGAGCAAATGAG GCTGTGCTTAAGATGCTAAATGAGATTGGCACTGTTGAGAACATTCCAAATTTCATAGAGGGTGTGAAGAACAg GAAGCGAAAGATGTCAGGTTTTGGGCATCGCGTGTACAAAAACTACGATCCTAGAGCAAAGGTCATAAGGAAACTGGCAGAGGAAGTATTTTCCATTGTTGGAAGGGATCCTCTGATTGAG GTAGCTGTTGCTTTGGAGAAGGCTGCACTTTCTGACGAGTATTTTGTCAAGAGAAAGCTCTATCCAAATGTTGATTTCTACTCTGGATTAATTTATAG GGCAATGGGATTTCCAACTGAGTTCTTCCCGGTTTTGTTCGCGATCCCTCGAATGGCTGGGTGGTTGGCACACTGGCGAGAATCCCTTGATGATCCTGATACTAAGATCATGAGACCCCAACAG GTGTATACTGGAAACTGGCTGCGCCACTATATCCCACCGAGAGAGCGCATAGTAACAAGTGATGCAGACAAGCTCTCTCAGGTTTCTGTATCAAATGCCTCTAGGCGTCGGCTGGCTGGATCTGGAGTTTAG
- the LOC137708181 gene encoding protein trichome birefringence-like 43, producing MGAFGIAIALLVLPIILENQIVCGKQIIYRLKKCDIYQGRWVYDPNSYPLYDSSLCHFLDHAFDCQKNGRADELYLKYRWQPYSCNLPMFDGEDFLERFRDKRIMFVGDSLSLNQWQSLTCMIHATSPQSGYTIKRIGGSSTFTSKSHNVSLMLARNAFLVRIDQQRYGRVLKLDSIDLKDGKLWKEYDVLIFNTWHWWLHPRRKQPWDFIQDGKTLHRDMNRLVAYEKALKTWARWVDKNVDTKKTKVFFQSISPSHWNASHWGYPEGRNCTAERKPLVVAYPRSKHPAEVIVEKVLSDMSKPVVLLNVTGLSQLRKDGHPSIYGNGAHLGMDCSHWCLPGVPDTWNQLLYTELIRN from the exons ATGGGTGCATTTGGCATTGCCATTGCACTTCTAGTGCTACCAATAATTTTAGAAAACCAAATTGTATGCGGGAAGCAAATCATTTACAGGTTGAAGAAGTGTGATATTTACCAAGGAAGATGGGTTTATGACCCTAATTCTTACCCTCTTTACGATTCAAGTCTTTGCCACTTCTTAGATCATGCCTTCGATTGCCAGAAAAATGGTCGAGCCGACGAACTCTATCTCAAATATCGATGGCAACCCTATTCATGTAATTTACCAAT GTTTGATGGTGAAGATTTCTTGGAGAGATTTAGAGATAAACGCATCATGTTCGTTGGAGACTCGTTAAGTTTGAACCAATGGCAATCGCTCACGTGCATGATTCATGCAACTTCACCTCAGTCCGGTTATACCATCAAGAGGATAGGCGGAAGCTCTACGTTCACATCGAAG AGTCACAATGTTTCTTTGATGCTAGCACGCAACGCATTTCTGGTTCGCATTGATCAACAGAGATATGGTAGGGTTTTGAAACTCGACTCTATCGACCTTAAGGATGGGAAATTATGGAAAGAATATGATGTTTTGATCTTCAACACTTGGCATTGGTGGCTCCACCCTAGAAGGAAACAACC GTGGGATTTTATTCAAGATGGAAAGACTTTACATCGAGATATGAATCGTCTTGTTGCTTATGAGAAAGCCTTGAAAACTTGGGCTCGTTGGGTGGACAAAAATGTTGATACTAAGAAAACCAAAGTCTTCTTCCAGAGTATTTCACCGAGTCATTGGAA TGCAAGTCATTGGGGGTACCCAGAGGGGAGGAACTGCACAGCAGAAAGAAAGCCACTAGTAGTAGCATACCCAAGAAGCAAACACCCAGCAGAAGTGATTGTGGAAAAAGTGCTTAGTGACATGTCGAAGCCAGTGGTTTTGCTTAACGTGACAGGGCTATCACAGCTGAGGAAAGACGGTCACCCATCTATATATGGCAATGGAGCACACCTTGGTATGGACTGCAGCCATTGGTGCCTCCCTGGAGTTCCTGACACATGGAACCAGCTGCTGTACACTGAGCTCattcgaaattaa
- the LOC137707957 gene encoding V-type proton ATPase subunit D-like, producing the protein MSGQSQRLNVVPTVTMLGVMKARLVGATRGHALLKKKSDALTVQFRQILKNIVATKESMGDVMKNSSFALTEAKYVAGENIKHIVLENVHNASIKVRSRQENVAGVKLPKFDYFTEGETKNDLTGLARGGQQVQLCRAAYVKAIEVLVELASLQTSFLTLDEAIKTTNRRVNALENVVKPRLENTISYIKGELDELEREDFFRLKKIQGYKKREIERQMAAARNFANEQVAEKLSLKKGISLTSAQNLLSAEKDDDIIF; encoded by the coding sequence ATGTCGGGCCAAAGCCAACGCTTGAATGTGGTTCCTACCGTTACAATGCTTGGAGTTATGAAAGCTCGCCTTGTCGGTGCGACAAGAGGTCATGCTCTCCTCAAGAAGAAGAGCGATGCTTTAACAGTGCAGTTCCGTCAGATTCTTAAAAATATTGTCGCAACCAAAGAATCCATGGGAGATGTGATGAAGAACTCCTCCTTTGCCCTTACTGAAGCCAAGTATGTTGCTGGCGAGAACATCAAGCACATTGTTCTTGAGAATGTCCACAATGCCTCTATTAAAGTTCGATCAAGGCAAGAGAATGTTGCTGGTGTAAAGCTCCCAAAATTCGACTACTTTACTGAAGGTGAGACCAAGAACGACCTCACTGGATTGGCAAGAGGCGGACAACAGGTCCAACTCTGTCGTGCTGCTTATGTGAAAGCAATTGAGGTTCTTGTGGAGCTTGCTTCACTACAGACATCATTTTTAACCCTTGATGAAGCAATCAAGACCACAAATCGTCGTGTCAATGCCCTAGAGAATGTTGTGAAGCCTAGGTTGGAGAACACGATAAGTTATATCAAGGGGGAGTTGGATGAGCTCGAAAGAGAGGATTTCTTCAGGTTAAAGAAGATACAGGGTTATAAGAAGAGGGAAATCGAGAGACAGATGGCAGCTGCCAGGAATTTTGCCAACGAGCAGGTTGCGGAAAAGTTATCGCTGAAGAAGGGCATTTCCCTAACTTCAGCTCAGAACTTGTTGTCTGCGGAAAAGGATGACGACATCATTTTCTGA
- the LOC137708246 gene encoding glutamyl-tRNA(Gln) amidotransferase subunit A, chloroplastic/mitochondrial-like: protein MLSTLQAPRSLSHFRTNPTLLLRYTSLKPLSSLSSQPVTHSTITDQSPSPNPLPHSQILSTRHSLLSRHLTATQLADSFLARLRLTEPHLRSFLHVSDSVLAQARELDEKIQRNEELGPLAGVLVAVKDNICTAEMPSTAGSRVLEGYTPPYDATAVRKIKELGGIVVGKTNLDEFGMGSTTEGSAFQVTANPWDVSRVPGGSSGGSAAAVSARQCMVSLGSDTGGSVRQPASFCGVVGLKPTYGRVSRFGLMAYASSLDVIGCFGMSVADAGILLHAISGHDRLDATSSKREVPNLEAEFVSISSLDSKPLKGLRIGLIRETLDDGVDTGVTSAVRNAALHLEELGCSVTEVSLPSFSLGLPAYYILASSESSSNLSRYDGVRYGNQVPADELNSQYKDSRAKGFGSEVKRRILTGTYALSAGYYDAYYKRAQQVRTIIQKSFKAALDEHDFLISPAAPSAAYKIGEKKNDPLAMYAGDIMTVNVNLAGLPALVLPCGFVEGGSAGLPVGLQMIGAAFDEGKLLKVGHIFEQTLQNCNFVPPLIADEVTS, encoded by the exons ATGCTATCGACACTCCAAGCACCGCGCTCGCTCTCCCACTTCCGCACAAACCCCACCCTCCTCCTCCGCTACACCTCCCTTAAACCCCTCTCTTCCTTATCCTCACAGCCCGTCACCCACTCCACTATCACAGACCAATCCCCGTCCCCAAACCCACTCCCCCACTCCCAAATCCTCTCCACCCGCCACTCCCTCCTCTCCCGCCACCTCACCGCCACCCAGCTCGCCGACTCCTTCCTCGCCCGCCTCCGCCTCACCGAGCCCCACCTCCGCTCCTTCCTCCACGTCTCTGACTCCGTCCTCGCCCAAGCCCGCGAGCTCGACGAGAAGATTCAGAGGAATGAGGAGTTGGGTCCCTTGGCTGGGGTCCTTGTTGCCGTCAAGGACAATATCTGCACGGCTGAGATGCCCTCCACGGCTGGGTCTCGTGTTCTGGAGGGCTACACGCCGCCGTATGACGCCACTGCCGTCAGGAAGATAAAAGAGCTGGGTGGGATTGTGGTGGGGAAAACCAATTTGGATGAGTTTGGCATGGGTAGCACCACTGAAGGCTCAGCGTTTCAG GTGACTGCAAATCCGTGGGACGTGTCTCGAGTGCCAGGAGGGTCATCGGGAGGCTCAGCAGCAGCTGTGTCTGCTAGGCAGTGTATGGTGTCATTGGGGAGTGATACTGGTGGAAGTGTGAGGCAGCCAGCTTCGTTTTGTGGTGTTGTTGGATTGAAGCCTACATATGGGCGTGTCTCAAGATTTGGACTTATGGCGTATGCATCATCACTTGATGTCATCGGCTGCTTTGGTATGTCTGTGGCTGATGCTGGGATTCTTCTCCATGCAATTTCTGGGCATGATAGACTTGATGCCACTAGCAGCAAGCGT GAGGTTCCCAACCTTGAAGCTGAATTTGTTTCCATAAGTTCGCTAGATTCTAAACCTCTTAAAGGATTGAGGATTGGTCTGATCCGGGAAACTCTGGATGATGGTGTTGATACTGGAGTAACTTCTGCAGTTCGTAATGCTGCTTTGCATCTTGAAGAATTAGGATGCTCCGTAACCGAG GTCTCATTACCATCTTTTTCACTTGGGTTGCCAGCCTATTACATTCTTGCTTCATCTGAGTCGTCTTCAAACTTATCACGTTATGATGGTGTCAG GTATGGAAACCAAGTTCCTGCTGATGAGTTGAACTCACAATATAAAGATTCCCGAGCCAAGGGTTTTGGTTCTGAG GTCAAAAGGAGAATTCTAACGGGAACGTATGCCCTTTCAGCTGGTTATTATGATGCATATTATAAGCGTGCCCAGCAG gTGAGGACTATAATTCAAAAAAGCTTCAAGGCAGCACTAGATGAACATGACTTCCTAATTTCACCTGCGGCTCCATCTGCTGCTTATAAGATTG gtgaaaagaaaaatgatccgTTAGCAATGTATGCAGGTGACATAATGACT GTCAATGTTAACTTGGCAGGTCTACCTGCACTGGTTTTGCCATGTGGATTTGTTGAAGGGGGGTCTGCAGGCCTTCCTGTTGGTCTTCAAATGATCGGTGCAGCATTTGACGAG GGAAAGTTGCTTAAGGTGGGTCATATATTTGAGCAGACTTTGCAGAATTGCAATTTTGTTCCTCCATTGATAGCAGATGAGGTCACTTCATAG
- the LOC137708180 gene encoding vacuolar cation/proton exchanger 2-like yields MVSINGKTDLESDEEIPLNSSAATSKVEALDFEMIHLRSRADLANSWFSRHMWIRVPRSIYIVLFKAKINMLLPFGPLAILLHYITGKHGWVFFFSLVGIIPLAERLGYATEQLAFYTGPTVGGLLNATFGNATEMIISIYALKNGMIRVVQQSLLGSILSNMLLVLGCAFFTGGIIHYQKIQVFNKSAALVNSGLLLMAVMGLMFPAVLHFTRSEIHFGKSELSLSRFSSCVMLVAYASYLFFQLRSHRNLYNPIEEEGVGGEDESDEEEAPEITHWEAIGWLAVLTVWVSVLSGYLVDAIQGASDSFNMPVAFISVILLPIVGNAAEHASAIMFAMKDKLDITLGVAIGSSTQISMFVIPFCVVVGWIMGQPMDLNFQLFETATLFITVLVVAFMLQEGTSNYFKGLMLILCYLIVAASFFVHVDPSDDGN; encoded by the exons ATGGTTTCTATAAATGGGAAGACAGACCTTGAATCTGATGAAGAAATACCTTTGAACTCATCAGCAGCCACCAGCAAAGTAGAGGCCTTGGACTTTGAGATGATTCATTTGCGGTCACGAGCAGATTTGGCAAACTCATGGTTTTCAAGACATATGTGGATAAGAGTTCCGAGGAGTATTTATATAGTCTTATTTAAAGCAAAGATCAATATGTTGCTACCCTTTGGTCCGTTGGCGATTTTGCTACATTATATTACTGGAAAGCAT GGATGGGTATTCTTCTTCAGCTTAGTGGGCATCATACCTTTAGCAGAGCGCCTAGGATATGCCACTGA GCAACTTGCTTTCTACACTGGACCAACAG TTGGGGGTCTGTTAAATGCCACATTTGGAAATGCCACGGAAATGATTATATCAATATATGCATTAAAGAACGGAATGATAAGGGTTGTTCAGCAATCTTTGTTAGGATCAATCTTGTCCAACATGCTCTTAGTGCTCGGATGTGCCTTCTTCACTGGTGGAATCATTCATTACCAAAAAATTCAGGTTTTCAACAAG TCTGCAGCCCTCGTGAATTCAGGATTGCTGTTGATGGCTGTCATGGGGTTAATGTTTCCGGCTGTGCTTCATTTTACGCGCTCAGAGATCCACTTTGGGAAGTCAGAGTTATCTCTTTCAAGATTTAGCAGCTGTGTAATGCTAGTGGCATATGCGAGCTACCTTTTCTTTCAACTTAGAAGTCATCGTAATCTTTATAATCCCATTGAGGAG GAAGGAGTCGGGGGTGAAGATGAATCTGATGAGGAAGAGGCTCCTGAGATAACTCATTGGGAAGCAATTGGCTGGCTTGCTGTTTTAACTGTCTGGGTGTCCGTTTTGTCTGGATACCTTGTGGATGCTATCCAG GGAGCGTCTGACTCATTCAACATGCCTGTGGCATTTATCAGTGTTATACTACTACCAATTGTAGGAAATGCTGCAGAGCATGCAAGTGCTATCATGTTTGCCATGAAGGACAAGCTT GATATCACACTCGGAGTTGCAATTGGATCATCTACACAAATATCCATGTTTGTG ATACCCTTCTGCGTAGTTGTTGGGTGGATCATGGGACAGCCAATGGACTTGAATTTTCAACTGTTTGAGACTGCCACACTTTTTATTACAGTGTTAGTCGTGGCATTTATGTTGCAG GAAGGGACGTCAAACTACTTTAAAGGCTTGATGCTTATTCTGTGCTATCTCATAGTTGCCGCCAGTTTTTTTGTACACGTCGATCCTTCAGATG ATGGTAATTAA